One Syngnathus acus chromosome 13, fSynAcu1.2, whole genome shotgun sequence genomic window carries:
- the kiaa0753 gene encoding LOW QUALITY PROTEIN: protein moonraker (The sequence of the model RefSeq protein was modified relative to this genomic sequence to represent the inferred CDS: deleted 4 bases in 2 codons; substituted 1 base at 1 genomic stop codon) produces the protein MQWVVLASKQNTSNRGYFTNQTSQAKLLFNEAVPANSRNRATAVGPPAAIVIEKLLHLPPEEQLKDTDGSVKSSLSFSNLSEKKLQAAVDLAKRDLRRSRFQAMCRLSAEPLGDASVSDICNTTLPQTPSKKRPVPSKQKGRLPTSARPVAGTDQYDLFRKEVRNLQNELKSLKKGLTPDINLLGARQPQYMAKKATTPSILHIHQPPLDVLDQQDLPRQEIFKLQNNSDSAFVQDGTTNCSEASSPKKNTDNPSKKRLVASKSSWMQVPVSKPPGPMGQQDLLDREMQKLDAELENYMRQVEKLSDRDMACNNEQEEEELEPDEQEKAEVRWQKQSASLARTIYALQQQMKSIQQYIENLHNQGVWDDKKCTAIQRLAGAHRSTLKALQVVTRQLANQFHNKLPSYCGELSRLLCQLSLCSAKIQVDPGSPMPETAVDILRKLEILDHIISQHETRQAMQDRACPSQKKSTYPSMSPASRSGVPRGLPKATKPLRSSHASRMAAQKLRRPDRPFRPVSLQRAPQQLKRNSPGEKKQQATKVKVNLGKEDAHFKEPTVASRLRVNQPPSRETSVPWIPASSHSLSPSRSGHKTTHEPRCLSSPAKLTSSSSPQKVPVRFSEEGQPSSDNKRQAQNEALRGAWLDKITTQRLKDLNELTREEAERIQRLRDEVVSPTQWAERAEQQMRERIKPLLDEAKAALSHAMSQPITPQHTAGPMESSAFIELTTNGLDQTMRASRTMKVDDGLKHLGESRSRSNSSLRNKLSEQAATSVAEKGEEADLLDEAALRFVQAPTLEVMLQRMEEIQRDQEQVRRRVASIAYSDTLQWEQPAGSQVQVASSRPSSPQPIRLTKPVLRQPPLADIVLEEPVETGVLSDSSLVDRASQKDGLPIFPGPKAGGPARTVSACQAACXDTDIPEDYDSHMRHATHEGSSGDVHFWSIADRKLERTLAAEFQDVMEECAEAVFTAEFLQLIHSPRLTSSSSSSVNQ, from the exons ATGCAATGGGTTGTTTTGGCTTCCAAACAAAACACCAGCAACAGAGGCTATTTTACAAATCAGACGTCCCAAGCCAAG CTATTGTTCAATGAAGCCGTGCCTGCCAACTCCAGGAACCGTGCCACAGCCGTGGGTCCTCCGGCTGCCATTGTCATTGAGAAGCTACTCCACCTGCCTCCGGAAGAGCAGCTGAAGGACACTGACGGCAGCGTGAAAAGCTCACTCAGCTTCAGCAATCTGTCTGAAAAGAAGCTGCAAGCTGCGGTAGACCTAGCCAAGAGGGATCTAAGACGGAGCCGTTTCCAGGCCATGTGCAGGTTGTCTGCGGAGCCTTTGGGAGATGCGTCTGTGTCGGACATTTGCAATACGACCCTGCCTCAG ACACCTTCCAAGAAGCGTCCTGTGCCTTCCAAGCAAAAAGGCCGACTGCCCACCTCAGCAAGGCCTGTGGCAGGTACGGATCAGTACGATCTGTTCAGAAAGGAGGTGCGCAATCTTCAGAATGAACTCAAAAGTCTAAAAAAG GGCCTGACTCCAGACATAAACCTACTTGGAGCCAGACAACCACAGTACATGGCCAAGAAGGCCACCACGCCATCCATACTGCACATTCATCAGCCGCCTTTGGATGTCCTGGACCAGCAAGATCTCCCGAGACAGGAAATATTCAAGCTCCAAAATAACTCTGACAGTGCATTTGTGCAG GATGGAACAACCAATTGCAGCGAGGCTTCCTCTcccaagaaaaacacagataaCCCTTCCAAAAAACGTCTGGTTGCTTCCAAGTCGTCATGGATGCAAGTTCCTGTCTCAAAGCCACCAGGGCCCATGGGTCAGCAGGATCTCTTAGATCGAGAGATGCAAAAGCTTGACGCTGAGCTGGAAAACTACATGCGGCAAGTGGAGAAACTGTCTGACAGAGACATGGCCTGCAATAATgagcaagaggaggaagagttgGAACCCGACGAGCAGGAGAAAGCGGAGGTGCGCTGGCAGAAGCAGTCTGCCAGTTTGGCGCGGACCATCTACGCGCTACAACAGCAG atgaAATCAATACAACAATACATTGAGAATCTGCACAACCAGGGCGTGTGGGATGATAAAAAG tGCACAGCCATCCAACGTCTTGCAGGAGCTCATCGCAGCACCCTGAAAGCCTTGCAGGTGGTCACCCGCCAACTTGCCAATCAGTTTCACAACAAACTCCCGTCTTATTGTGGAGAATTGAGCCGGCTCCTTTGCCAGCTCTCTCTTTGCTCGGCCAAGATACAAGTTGACCCGGGCTCGCCCATGCCGGAGACGGCTGTCGATATCCTGCGCAAGCTCGAG ATTTTGGACCACATAATCAGCCAACACGAGACACGGCAGGCCATGCAAGACCGAGCTTGTCCTTCACAGAAGAAGTCCACTTATCCCAGCATGTCGCCTGCCTCCAGAAGCGGTGTGCCTCGCGGGCTCCCTAAAGCCACTAAGCCACTGCGAAGTAGCCATG CTTCGAGAATGGCGGCACAGAAGCTGCGCAGGCCAGACCGGCCATTCCGGCCAGTCAGCCTGCAGAGGGCACCACAGCAGCTCAAGAGAAACTcccctggggaaaaaaagcagcaggcTACAAAAGTGAAG GTCAATCTTGGGAAGGAGGACGCCCATTTCAAGGAACCCACAGTGGCCTCTCGCCTCCGAGTCAATCAGCCCCCTTCCAGGGAGACGTCAGTGCCATGGATACCGGCGTCCTCACATTCTCTCTCGCCGTCGCG CTCTGGTCACAAGACAACACATGAGCCAAGATGCCTCTCGTCTCCCGCCAAGCTGACGTCGTCCTCAAGCCCCCAGAAAGTGCCCGTGAGGTTCAGTGAAGAGGGCCAGCCGAGCTCGGACAACAAACGACAAGCCCAGAATGAAGCACTAAG AGGCGCCTGGTTGGACAAGATAACCACGCAACGACTAAAGGACCTTAACGAGCTGACACGAGAGGAGGCCGAGCGCATTCAACGTTTGAG GGATGAGGTTGTCTCACCGACACAATGGGCTGAGAGGGCTGAGCAGCAGATGCGAGAGCGAATTAAGCCGCTTCTGGATGAGGCCAAG GCAGCTCTGTCTCATGCTATGAGCCAGCC GATCACACCCCAACATACTGCTGGGCCAATGGAAAGTTCAGCTTTCATTGAATTGACCACCAATGGGCTGGATCAGACGATGCGAGCAAGCAGGACAATGAAAGTTGATGATGGTCTCAAG CATCTCGGAGAGTCCAGGAGCAGGAGCAACTCGTCGCTGAGGAATAAGCTGTCAGAGCAGGCTGCAACGAGT GTGGCTGAGAAGGGCGAGGAGGCAGATCTCTTGGATGAGGCAGCACTGCGGTTTGTGCAAGCCCCCACCCTGGAGGTAATGCTGCAGCGCATGGAGGAAATACAG AGGGACCAGGAGCAAGTGAGGAGACGAGTCGCTTCGATCGCCTACTCGGATACTCTACAGTGGGAACAACCAGCAG GCTCTCAGGTCCAGGTTGCCAGCTCGCGGCCGAGCTCTCCACAGCCCATTAGACTGACCAAACCAGTGCTGAGGCAGCCGCCACTCGCTGATATTGTTCTGGAAGAACCAGTGGAGACAGG AGTCCTTTCTGACAGCAGCCTGGTGGACAGGGCATCCCAGAAAGATGGCCTTCCGATATTCCCTGGTCCGAAGGCGGGTGGCCCGGCCAGGACTGTATCAGCGTGCCAGGCAGCATGCTGAGA CACCGACATACCGGAAGACTACGATTCGCACATGCGCCATGCGACTCACGAGGGCAGCAGCGGTGATGTCCACTTCTGGTCCATTGCGGACAG AAAACTAGAG AGGACGTTGGCGGCCGAGTTCCAGGACGTTATGGAGGAGTGTGCCGAGGCCGTCTTCACAGCTGAGTTCCTGCAATTGATCCACTCACCTCGCCtcacctcctcttcttcctcttcggTCAACCAATAG
- the txndc17 gene encoding thioredoxin domain-containing protein 17, with the protein MAQYEQVNVRGYSEFCKAVADRPGKAIFAYFCGDKDEHGKSWCPDCVRAEPILKGAMSVLPQGSVFIYCQVGERNYWKDPSNEFKTTLKLTGVPTLLRYGTPQKLVEEECFKEDLVKMMFTED; encoded by the exons ATGGCGCAGTACGAACAAGTGAACGTTCGCGGCTATAGCGAATTCTGCAAAGCTGTGGCAGACAGACCGGGCAAAGCTATTTTTGCTTACTTTTGTGGTGACAAAGACGAACATGGCAAGAGCTGGTGCCCAGATTGTGTCAGAG CTGAGCCAATCTTAAAGGGAGCAATGAGTGTCCTCCCCCAGGGCTCAGTCTTCATCTACTGTCAAGTTGGTGAAAGGAACTA TTGGAAGGACCCAAGCAACGAATTCAAGACTACGCTGAAGCTGACTGGGGTGCCGACACTGCTGCGATACGGCACt CCTCAGAAGCTGGTGGAGGAGGAATGCTTCAAAGAAGATCTAGTGAAGATGATGTTTACTGAAGACTAA